GAGAAGCCGGCGAATCGGGGGCAAAGCGCAGTTTCCCCACGGTTCATGTTTCAGCCATGCTCGCCGGGTGCGCTAATCAGTGTTCCCAAGAGGCTTGCCTCTCATCGAGTGCGCACGCAAACGTCTCTGGGACTGCGAACTATGGGCCCAGTCACGGTTGCCAGTCCTACGAGACGCAGTGTCCTCATCCGACATGCATCGTGACCAAGCGCGCCGAGGACCTCGCCACTTTAGTGGCAGCCTCCGTGCCGCGGAATGAGGAAGACCTCGCGGAGATCCTGCTTGACGACTCCGTAGAACTCAACCGTGAGCGAAATGCACTCCAGTTTCTCGGTTGTGATGGGGACGTCGTCGCACAGGTGCCTATCGACCCCGACCTCATCGCCCAGTTCTCTAGTCGTCATCCTTAACGTGCAGTAGGCCGCACGCTCGAACAGATCCTCTTTGCTTCCTCGCCAGAGAACTGGGTCTGCCAAGCCGAGTCATCCACGGAAGCTTAGGGCCTAAGAGCATACCTAGGCGCATGTGGGATGAATTGAACTTCGACGTACGACAAAGTGCCGGCATCGGAGGGTCCGATGCCGGCTTTTCATTGTCAACCGCGCGGCGCGGTACTGCACCCAAACCACCCGAAGCGCGCGAACAGCTTTTCGGGCAGACAGAAGTTGGTGAAGCTCGACTGCAGCAGATTGGCGCCGATGAAGGCGGTGAACCAGAAGAACTTGTCCGACACCGTGAAGCCCTGGGCCACGGACAGCAGCACCATGATGCCGGCCATGCGGCGGATGATCTTGTCGTTGCACATCAGTTGTCGTGCTCCGTATGCAGGGGTGAGTCCACAGTGGGCGGCGCGTTCTTGCGCAGCTCCCAGTACAGCAACGGCACCACCACCATCGTGAGCAGCGTGGCCACGACGGCTCCACTCATGAGGGCCACGGCCAGACCCTGGAAGATCGGATCGAGCACCATGACCAGGCCGCCCACCACCACCGCGGCCGCAGTGAGCGCAATGGGCCGGAAGCGCACCGCGCCCGCTTCGAGCACGGCGTCCACCAGCTGGCGGCCACGCGCCTCCTCGAGCTGGATGAAGTCCACCAGCAGGATGGAGTTGCGCACGATGATGCCGGCCAGTGCGATCATGCCGATCATGCTCGTGGCCGTGAAGAAGGCGCCGCTGAGCGCGTGCCCCGGCAGAATACCAATGAGCGTGAGCGGAATGGGCGCCATGATCACCAGGGGAATGGTGAAGCTCTGGAACCAGCCCACCACCAGCACGTAGATGAGCAGCAGCACGATGGCAAACGCGAGGCCCAGATCACGGAACACTTCGATGGTCACCTGCCACTCACCGTCCCACTTGATGGCTGTTTCCGTGAGCGACTCGGGAGGCACGGCGTTGTAGATGCCCACCGACGCGCCGCCCACCTGCAGCGCCTCGATCTGCCGATTCATCTCGAGAATGGCGTACACCGGCGCCTCGATTTCGCGCGCCACGTCACCGGTCACGTAGATGGCCGGCCGCAAATCCTTGCGGATGCGCACACCCTCACGCACGCCGTCCACCACCGTCACAAAGCGCCCAAGCGGCTGCGGGCCTGCGGCCGTCGCTACCGGCAAGGCCAGCAGCGCTTCCACACTCGAACGCTGCGCCTCGGGCAGCCGTGGCACGATGGGCACCGCTTCACGCGCCGTGGCAGAAGCCACAAGACTGCTGCGGTTGCCGGAGAGTGCCAGATACAGCGTCTGCGTCAGCTGCTCCACACTCGCACCGCTTTCCGCGGCGCGCACGCGGTCCACCTTGAAGGTCTTGCGGTGCTGCGGGGACTCCACCGTCCAGTCCACATCCACCACACCCGGCGTCTGCTCGAAGATGGCCTTGACCTTCGTGGCCGCCTCGAGACGCGCGGCATCGTCGGCGGCATACACTTCGGCCACCAGCGTGGAGAGCACCGGCGGTCCCGGCGGAATCTCGGCCACCTTGGCCGAGGCACCATAGCGCCGGGCAATGGAGTCCACGGCCGGGCGCACGGCCACGGCGATGTCGTGACTCTGGCGATCGCGCTCGTGCTTGGGCGCCAGGTTGACCTGCACATCGGCCACGTTGGGACCGCTGCGCATGAAGTAGTGACGTACGAGTCCGTTGAAGTTGAACGGCGCCGCCGTGCCCGCGTACACCTGCGTGCTCACGACTTCGTCCACCGTGCCCAGATAGGCGGCAATCTCCGATGCCGCGCGGTTCGTGGTTTCGAGCGACGTGCCCTCGGGCAGGTCGAGCACCACCTGGAACTCGCTCTTGTTGTCGAACGGCAGCATCTTGACCTGCACCGCCTTGAGTCCGACCAGCGCCATGCTGCCGAGCAGCAGCACGCCCACCACGCCGTAAAAGGCCAGGCGCGTGCCGCGACGCTCGATGAGCGGAGACATGATGCGGCGATAGAAACGCCCCGTGCCCGTTTCGGCTTCAGCCGGATGGGCGATGGAACCCTGCCCCGCCACCACATGCCCCTTGAGCAGGCGATAGGCCATGTACGGTGTGACGATGAACGCCACGGCCAGCGACGCGAGCATTGCCACCGACGCGCCCACGGGAATGGGACGCATGTAGGGACCCATCATGCCGCTCACGAAGGCCATGGGCACGATGGCCGCAATGACGGTGAAGGTGGCAAGAATGGTGGGGTTGCCCACTTCATCCACGGCATCGATGGCCGCCACATCGGCCGGGCGGTTGCCCATGGCCAGGTGACGATAGATGTTTTCCACCACGACAATCGCGTCGTCCACCAGGATACCGATGGAGAAGATGAGTGCGAAGAGCGTGATGCGATTGAGGGTGTAGCCCAGCGCGTAGTACACGAAGAGCGTGAGCGCGAGCGTGACCGGCACCGCGACCAGCACCACGAGCGCTTCGCGCCAGCCGAGAAACAGCCAGATGAGCAGCGTGACGGAGACGGTGGCGATGATGAGGTGCAGAATGAGTTCCTGCGCCTTCTCGCCGGCCGTTTCGCCGTAGTCGCGGGTGACGTCGAGCTGCACACTGGACGGCAGCAGACGCCCCTTGGCCTGATTCACGCGCTCAAGCACGGCGTGCGTGACTTGGGTGGCGTTGGCGCCCTGGCGCTTGGCCACCGCCACCGTGACCGCAGCCTCGGCGGCGGCGTTGCCGGCACGGTGTGACACGTACGATGTGACCTCGCCAAAGTCGTCACGCACCTCGGCCACACTACGCAGATACACGGGACGACCGACGCGCGTGGCCACCACGACACTGCCCACTTCGCGGGCGTCGGTGAGCGGCGCACCCACGGCGATTTGCACCACACTGTCGCCCGTGGTGAAGCTGCCGGCATCGAGGCGCGCGTTGGCGCTGCGCAGCGCCATGGCCACTTCACCGGGCGATACGCCGGCTGCAGCCAGACGCGCGGCGTCGAGCTGCACCGAGATCTGCCGCGGCGACCCGCCAGTCACAAACGTCTCGGCCACCTCGGGCACGGTGCGAATTTCGTCTTCAAGATGTACCGCCAACTGACGCAGCGCGTTGGCGTCCACGTCCTTGCCATGCAGCGTGAGCGCCAGCACGGGCACGTCATCAATGGAGTGCGACTTGACGATTGGCGGCAGTGCACCAACAGGCAATGCGCCGAGTGGCGCACGGTCCATGCTGCCCGCCAGTTTGGCCTGCACCTTGGTCACGCTGCGTTCCTGATCCTCGCCAACCTTGAATCGCACGGTCACCATGGCGTAGCCGTCGCCCGACATGGTGTAGACGTGATCGACTCCGGGAATCTCCATCATGCGCTGCTCGACGGGACGCGCGAGCAGATTCTCCGCTTCAGATGGCGTGGCGCCTGGCATGGCCGTGATCACGTCGATCATGGGCACCGAAATCTGCGGTTCCTCCTCGCGTGGTGTGGCGAGAATGCCCAGCACACCCACGGCCAGCGACGCCACGGTCACCAGCGGCGTGAGCTTGGAGTTGAGGAAGGCCTTGGCCACGCGGCCTGAAATACCCCAGGACGTGGACATGATCAGTTGCCGCCAGTGTTCGTGGCGGCAGGCACCACGATGGTTTCACCGCTGCGCAGGCCACTGGTGACTTCCACCAGGTCGCCGCGGTCATCGCCAATGCGAATCCAGCGACGCTCGTCGGTGCCATTGTGTCGCACCACGACGCCCACCAGGTCGCCGTCGCGCACGAGGGCACGCTGCGGGACGACGAGCGCCTGCTTCGTACCCGTGGAGAGCTGCAGTGTCACGGCGCTGCCCGCGCGCCGCGCGTGGTGGCGATTGTCGAGCAAGGCGTTGACGGTGTAGAGACCGCCCGCACCAGCCGGCACGACGCCTTCAATGCGTGCGGTGGCGCTGTCGCCGTCCACGGTGGCTTGCACTCGCTGTCCGCGCGCAAGGTGACGCGCCACGTCGGCGGGAACGGTGACGCTGAGGCGCAGCGACGAGATGTCCTGCAGCGTGATGAGCGGTGCACCCGGCGCGGCAAAGCTGCCCGCATCGACCAGGCGCAGCGTCACCATGCCGCTGAAGGGGGCACGCACCGTGGCGTAGCTGCGCACGGCCGCCAGTTCACTGTTGCTCGCTCGCGCCGCGCGCAGTCCGGCGTCGGCCCGGGCCAGACCGGTCATGGCGGCGTCGTACTGCGCCCGGGTGGCGGCCGAGTCCTGATAGAGTGCGGTGAAGCGCGCGGCGTGTGTGGCGGCCTCCTTCTGCATGGCCTCGGCGTCGGCGATGGCGGCTGCCACCTGCGCGGCTTTGGCCTCGAGGTCGCGCGCATCGATCTGCACGAGCGACTGCCCGGCGCGCACCATGTCGCCTTCCTGCACCAGCACGGCGTTGACCGTCCCCATGAGCTTCGTGCTTACGGTGGCCTGTTGCAGGGGTTCTGCCACACCGGCCGCGGCAAAGGACGTGGTCAGTGTGGTGTCGGCGACCACGAGCGCGGTGCCGGCGAATCTGGTAGAGGCCACGCCCGCGTTGGCCGTGGCCACAGCGGGTTCGTTGCTCTGGCCACAGGCCGCAAGGGCAAGGGCCGCGGCAAGTCCTGCGGCGGTGAAGCGGAGATGGCGCGTGGACATATTGGAGCGCGGTGTGGACCGCGCGGCATGCTGTAGCATCGTGATATCGGTCATCGGATTACTCCCGAGCGGTCGAAGAGGTGGAGGACGCGGCGGACGAGGTGTCACTCCCGCCGGATGGCGCCATGTCGAGCGCGGCGAGCTGTCCCGGATCGGCACCAATGGCCAATCGGTGGGCCGCTGCGGCCACGATGACCTCGTAGCGCGCGGCTGCCTGTTGCAGGCTGGCGCCGGTGGCGCTTGTTTCGGCGGCCAGCAGCTCGGCGATGGTGGCAAGGCCGCCGGCGTAGCGCTTGTCCACCAGTCGCAGGGCCTCGTGGCTTTGCGTGGCGGCCTGCGTCATCAGATCGAGGCGCTCGAGCGCCACCAGCAGGGCGCGCTGGGTTGCGGACGCTTCCAGTTCGGCCTGCGCGCGTGCGGCTTCGTGTCCCACGGCGGCCATGGTGGCGCGTGCGCGGGCACCGGCGACATCGGCCAGTTCACTGCCGCCGCCAAACAGCGACCACGACGCCATGACGCCCACCGTCCAATTGGGGCGGCCGGCGTAGAGTGCCGTGGGCGAGTTCCAGTCATACCGGGCAAAGCCGTTCACCCGCGGCAACAAGGTCGCGTTGGCGCGACGCGTATCGAGCCGAGCGGCGTCGAGGC
This Gemmatimonas sp. UBA7669 DNA region includes the following protein-coding sequences:
- a CDS encoding efflux RND transporter periplasmic adaptor subunit, whose protein sequence is MTDITMLQHAARSTPRSNMSTRHLRFTAAGLAAALALAACGQSNEPAVATANAGVASTRFAGTALVVADTTLTTSFAAAGVAEPLQQATVSTKLMGTVNAVLVQEGDMVRAGQSLVQIDARDLEAKAAQVAAAIADAEAMQKEAATHAARFTALYQDSAATRAQYDAAMTGLARADAGLRAARASNSELAAVRSYATVRAPFSGMVTLRLVDAGSFAAPGAPLITLQDISSLRLSVTVPADVARHLARGQRVQATVDGDSATARIEGVVPAGAGGLYTVNALLDNRHHARRAGSAVTLQLSTGTKQALVVPQRALVRDGDLVGVVVRHNGTDERRWIRIGDDRGDLVEVTSGLRSGETIVVPAATNTGGN
- a CDS encoding YgaP family membrane protein; translation: MCNDKIIRRMAGIMVLLSVAQGFTVSDKFFWFTAFIGANLLQSSFTNFCLPEKLFARFGWFGCSTAPRG
- a CDS encoding efflux RND transporter permease subunit, yielding MSTSWGISGRVAKAFLNSKLTPLVTVASLAVGVLGILATPREEEPQISVPMIDVITAMPGATPSEAENLLARPVEQRMMEIPGVDHVYTMSGDGYAMVTVRFKVGEDQERSVTKVQAKLAGSMDRAPLGALPVGALPPIVKSHSIDDVPVLALTLHGKDVDANALRQLAVHLEDEIRTVPEVAETFVTGGSPRQISVQLDAARLAAAGVSPGEVAMALRSANARLDAGSFTTGDSVVQIAVGAPLTDAREVGSVVVATRVGRPVYLRSVAEVRDDFGEVTSYVSHRAGNAAAEAAVTVAVAKRQGANATQVTHAVLERVNQAKGRLLPSSVQLDVTRDYGETAGEKAQELILHLIIATVSVTLLIWLFLGWREALVVLVAVPVTLALTLFVYYALGYTLNRITLFALIFSIGILVDDAIVVVENIYRHLAMGNRPADVAAIDAVDEVGNPTILATFTVIAAIVPMAFVSGMMGPYMRPIPVGASVAMLASLAVAFIVTPYMAYRLLKGHVVAGQGSIAHPAEAETGTGRFYRRIMSPLIERRGTRLAFYGVVGVLLLGSMALVGLKAVQVKMLPFDNKSEFQVVLDLPEGTSLETTNRAASEIAAYLGTVDEVVSTQVYAGTAAPFNFNGLVRHYFMRSGPNVADVQVNLAPKHERDRQSHDIAVAVRPAVDSIARRYGASAKVAEIPPGPPVLSTLVAEVYAADDAARLEAATKVKAIFEQTPGVVDVDWTVESPQHRKTFKVDRVRAAESGASVEQLTQTLYLALSGNRSSLVASATAREAVPIVPRLPEAQRSSVEALLALPVATAAGPQPLGRFVTVVDGVREGVRIRKDLRPAIYVTGDVAREIEAPVYAILEMNRQIEALQVGGASVGIYNAVPPESLTETAIKWDGEWQVTIEVFRDLGLAFAIVLLLIYVLVVGWFQSFTIPLVIMAPIPLTLIGILPGHALSGAFFTATSMIGMIALAGIIVRNSILLVDFIQLEEARGRQLVDAVLEAGAVRFRPIALTAAAVVVGGLVMVLDPIFQGLAVALMSGAVVATLLTMVVVPLLYWELRKNAPPTVDSPLHTEHDN